In Persicimonas caeni, a single window of DNA contains:
- a CDS encoding glycosyltransferase yields MPDTTHDIICLSSQSWDDGMWTNKQHIMSRLAKKHRVIHVDYGLKPLPLYAFRRLRQKPSDLLRPLRMLVDGVQHREGGLHVADSYNPIWAGIFPHGNPIRDFASFDLKTLFLKRFMKREGITDPIVWVYHPGYARAVDRLPKKLLVYDCVDNYEAFPTYKGHEDWIRDRERELCEKADLVFTTSQELYDLKSPFNPDDTHLVHNVGDAEHFKTALEPSTPVADDIEDLEGPVIGFVGAVSDYKLDAEWLVRAAERHPEWNIVVVGPIGRADPSTDVTTLKNTANVHLLGLRDYEVLPSYLKRFDVAVIPYRINEATRSVFPIKFFEFLATGTPTVISNLPALAEFYDAVLVAETADEFVQKCEEALELGEQGQETRIALAEEHSWPARIAKIMSLIDDKL; encoded by the coding sequence ATGCCCGACACGACCCACGACATCATCTGCCTGTCTTCCCAGAGCTGGGACGACGGGATGTGGACCAATAAGCAGCACATCATGAGCCGGCTGGCGAAGAAGCACCGGGTCATCCACGTCGACTACGGGCTCAAGCCGCTGCCGCTATATGCCTTTCGTCGGCTGCGCCAAAAACCCTCCGACTTGCTGCGCCCCCTGCGCATGCTCGTCGACGGGGTCCAGCACCGCGAGGGCGGCCTGCACGTCGCCGACTCCTATAACCCGATTTGGGCGGGGATCTTTCCTCACGGCAACCCGATTCGCGACTTCGCGAGCTTCGATCTGAAGACGCTTTTCTTAAAGCGATTCATGAAGCGTGAGGGCATCACCGATCCCATCGTGTGGGTCTATCACCCGGGATACGCCAGGGCGGTCGACAGGCTCCCCAAGAAGCTTTTGGTCTACGATTGCGTCGACAACTACGAGGCATTTCCCACCTACAAGGGCCACGAAGACTGGATTCGCGACCGTGAGCGCGAGCTGTGCGAGAAGGCCGACTTGGTCTTTACGACGAGCCAGGAGCTCTATGACTTAAAGTCACCCTTTAACCCTGACGATACCCACCTCGTGCACAACGTGGGCGACGCCGAGCACTTCAAGACGGCGCTCGAGCCGTCGACGCCGGTCGCCGACGATATCGAGGATCTGGAGGGGCCGGTCATCGGATTCGTGGGCGCCGTGAGCGACTACAAGCTCGACGCCGAGTGGCTCGTGCGCGCTGCTGAGCGCCACCCGGAGTGGAATATCGTGGTCGTCGGGCCTATCGGTCGCGCCGACCCGTCGACCGATGTCACCACGCTCAAGAACACGGCGAACGTCCACCTGTTGGGCCTTCGCGACTACGAAGTCTTGCCGTCATACCTCAAGCGCTTCGACGTGGCGGTCATCCCGTACCGCATCAACGAGGCGACGCGGTCGGTCTTTCCGATCAAGTTCTTCGAGTTCTTGGCCACCGGCACTCCCACGGTCATCTCAAACCTGCCCGCACTCGCCGAATTCTACGACGCGGTGCTCGTCGCCGAGACCGCCGACGAATTCGTCCAGAAATGTGAAGAGGCGCTCGAGCTGGGCGAGCAGGGCCAAGAAACGCGAATCGCGCTGGCAGAAGAGCACTCCTGGCCAGCGCGAATCGCGAAGATCATGTCGCTAATCGACGATAAGCTTTAA
- a CDS encoding MOP flippase family protein produces MSLIDKTIRGIAWSTAGKIFAQVFGFVLSIVLARLLVPEDYGLWGMIVVIVNFITLFGELGFGAALIQRKEIDERHLSSVFWLNVVVGVVLAALLALSAPAIAEFYEQPLLVDLTRIVALNFLVAPLNMVQRAIFNREMWFKQLAVVDSVKVVIAGCVAVGMALTGWGVWSLVGQSVTITVVSAIALWFASDWRPSFTFDRHALGDLLGFSANLFGFKTINYWARQVDDVLIGKVMGASALGVYTLAYSTMMVPLKEVTHVLSGVMFPALSKIQDDPARVKGIYLRAISMIALITFPMMLLLWASADVFILTVYGEKWAGAISILEIYCFVGLYQSIGTSVGWLYKSQGRTDLMFKYGLVASILIIVSILIGVYIGTVEAVAISYAIMTGGVLIYPQFMIPGKLVGMRFREVIGAVASIFGCAALAAAAIWGLGTQLPETWPAWAQFVTQAVSGILLYLGIIHTLKIAAYVELRDFIREQLAKKRGKTDDIDRGDADKDEGAQ; encoded by the coding sequence ATGTCTCTCATCGACAAAACCATCCGGGGGATCGCCTGGAGCACCGCCGGCAAGATCTTTGCCCAGGTGTTCGGTTTTGTGCTGTCGATCGTGTTGGCGCGCCTGCTCGTCCCCGAGGACTACGGTCTGTGGGGGATGATCGTCGTCATCGTCAACTTCATCACCCTCTTTGGTGAACTTGGCTTTGGCGCGGCGCTCATCCAGCGCAAGGAAATCGACGAGCGCCACCTCTCCTCGGTCTTCTGGCTCAACGTCGTCGTCGGCGTCGTCCTGGCCGCCCTGCTCGCGCTGAGCGCGCCAGCTATCGCCGAGTTCTACGAGCAACCCCTGCTCGTCGACCTGACCCGCATCGTCGCGCTCAACTTCTTGGTCGCGCCGCTCAACATGGTCCAGCGCGCCATCTTCAACCGCGAGATGTGGTTCAAGCAGCTCGCCGTGGTCGATTCGGTCAAGGTCGTCATCGCCGGCTGCGTCGCCGTGGGCATGGCGCTGACCGGCTGGGGCGTGTGGAGTCTGGTCGGCCAATCGGTCACCATCACCGTCGTGAGCGCCATCGCGTTGTGGTTCGCCTCCGATTGGCGGCCGAGCTTCACGTTCGACCGCCACGCGCTGGGCGACCTGCTCGGCTTCAGCGCCAACCTGTTCGGCTTCAAGACCATCAACTACTGGGCGCGCCAGGTCGACGACGTCCTCATCGGCAAAGTAATGGGCGCCTCGGCGCTCGGCGTCTACACCCTGGCCTACTCGACGATGATGGTGCCTCTCAAAGAGGTCACCCACGTGTTGAGCGGCGTGATGTTCCCGGCGTTGTCCAAGATTCAAGACGACCCCGCCCGGGTCAAAGGGATCTATTTGCGCGCGATTTCAATGATCGCGCTTATCACCTTCCCGATGATGCTCCTGCTGTGGGCGAGCGCCGACGTGTTCATCCTGACCGTCTACGGCGAGAAATGGGCGGGCGCGATCAGCATCCTCGAGATCTACTGCTTCGTGGGCCTCTACCAGTCGATCGGCACCTCGGTGGGCTGGCTCTACAAGTCGCAGGGCCGCACCGACCTGATGTTCAAGTACGGGTTGGTGGCCAGCATTCTGATCATCGTGAGCATCCTCATCGGCGTGTATATCGGCACCGTCGAGGCGGTCGCGATTTCGTACGCCATCATGACCGGCGGCGTGCTCATCTATCCGCAGTTCATGATCCCCGGAAAGCTCGTCGGGATGCGCTTTCGCGAGGTGATCGGCGCCGTGGCCAGCATCTTCGGCTGTGCGGCGCTCGCCGCGGCCGCCATCTGGGGGCTGGGCACGCAGCTCCCCGAGACGTGGCCCGCCTGGGCGCAGTTTGTCACGCAGGCCGTCTCGGGTATCCTGCTCTATCTCGGGATCATCCATACCCTGAAGATCGCGGCGTACGTCGAGCTTCGCGACTTCATCCGTGAGCAGTTGGCCAAAAAGCGTGGCAAAACAGACGACATCGATAGGGGCGACGCCGATAAGGACGAGGGGGCGCAGTAG
- a CDS encoding sulfatase: MSSDAKSSRTLSSAVMPLAVAGAAAGLFLGGVDAAWSIVSGFAATLDGPGLAGLVGVSALLSGGLGGWLGALLGLLAWGLSKARALQPAESGLLSTKNILGACLTAGLVVAALLFRMDAVFPYLSIPPLAVAGVLAPFLFVHRTAAVARWVVWGVLVVAMGALAEVGVYEFSRHGSGSGARLHGLVVLGYWAVATLGVYALIRKKLASTSLTSPTMLAAVLAMALVATVMVPWALATRGWHSLKTVAYLRTAVTYRALSALPHFEPLSRDATAKQLANLASKFECATDTPTQPPVARAAFEGPEPVRGVVVVVVDTFRIDRFGSWRDGTPLTPNLDAFRKTAHTFNAAYASTPKTWHSVGALLTGTAPGLQNAPLESIHERMIVDDLHAAGVHTAAVPTHRYMRHLVADFEQMSLDAYGDNKPEHEPAAEQTTRAGLALLDDIAQRDDDTGKEQRFFTLVHYYGPHAPYELNEHFKFGDDMQARYDAEIANTDHWVGELLAGVDERFGEDVAVLVLSDHGEEFWDHGYRYHSLRLYDESTRVLMMLRAPGVSPGAPLRRLVSTADVAPTLLELLDVPGDVESMEGRSLLDNTDEPPVFLMSARKNSVGLVDGAAKLIVNRPAGILELYDLYADPSEQKNIADRRPEAVHAMYCKLSAMMREKGEPIDAPPFSIPEPIKRAHEIRGATK, encoded by the coding sequence ATGAGCTCCGACGCCAAATCGAGCCGTACGCTCTCGTCGGCGGTGATGCCCCTGGCGGTCGCAGGCGCGGCGGCTGGGCTTTTTCTGGGCGGCGTCGACGCGGCGTGGTCGATTGTGTCGGGCTTCGCGGCCACCCTCGACGGGCCGGGGCTAGCCGGGCTCGTGGGCGTCTCCGCGCTGCTCTCCGGCGGGCTCGGCGGCTGGCTCGGGGCGCTGCTCGGCCTGCTCGCCTGGGGCCTTTCGAAAGCCCGCGCGCTGCAGCCCGCCGAGAGTGGCCTGCTGTCGACGAAGAATATCCTGGGTGCGTGCCTCACCGCCGGTTTGGTCGTCGCCGCCCTGCTCTTTCGGATGGACGCGGTCTTTCCGTATCTGTCGATTCCGCCGCTGGCCGTGGCCGGGGTGCTCGCGCCCTTTTTATTCGTCCATCGCACGGCCGCCGTGGCCCGCTGGGTCGTCTGGGGCGTACTTGTCGTCGCCATGGGCGCACTCGCCGAGGTCGGCGTCTACGAGTTCTCGCGCCACGGCTCGGGCTCCGGCGCGCGCCTGCACGGCCTCGTGGTGCTCGGCTACTGGGCGGTGGCCACCCTGGGCGTGTACGCGCTCATCCGCAAAAAGCTCGCCAGCACATCACTCACCTCGCCCACGATGCTCGCAGCCGTGCTCGCCATGGCGCTCGTGGCGACCGTGATGGTCCCGTGGGCGCTGGCGACGCGCGGCTGGCATAGCCTCAAGACGGTCGCCTACCTTCGCACGGCGGTCACGTATCGAGCTTTGAGCGCCCTGCCCCATTTCGAGCCCCTCTCGCGCGACGCGACCGCCAAACAGCTCGCAAACCTCGCCTCCAAATTCGAATGCGCGACGGATACACCCACGCAGCCTCCGGTGGCGCGCGCAGCCTTCGAAGGGCCCGAGCCCGTACGCGGGGTCGTGGTGGTCGTCGTCGACACCTTTCGCATCGATCGCTTCGGCTCCTGGCGCGACGGTACGCCCCTGACGCCGAACCTCGACGCGTTTCGAAAGACGGCGCACACGTTCAACGCGGCTTACGCCTCGACGCCAAAGACCTGGCACTCGGTCGGCGCGCTGCTCACGGGGACTGCGCCGGGCCTCCAGAACGCACCGCTCGAGAGCATTCACGAGCGCATGATCGTCGACGACCTGCACGCCGCCGGAGTGCACACCGCCGCGGTGCCCACGCACCGCTATATGCGCCATCTCGTGGCCGACTTCGAGCAGATGTCGCTCGACGCCTACGGCGACAACAAGCCCGAGCACGAACCTGCCGCCGAGCAGACGACGCGCGCAGGTCTCGCCCTGTTGGACGATATCGCCCAACGGGACGACGACACCGGCAAGGAGCAGCGCTTCTTCACGCTCGTGCACTATTACGGCCCGCACGCCCCCTACGAGCTCAACGAACACTTTAAGTTCGGCGACGACATGCAGGCCCGCTACGACGCCGAGATCGCCAACACGGACCATTGGGTCGGCGAGCTTCTGGCCGGCGTCGACGAGCGCTTCGGCGAGGACGTGGCGGTGTTGGTGCTGTCCGACCACGGCGAGGAGTTCTGGGATCACGGCTACCGCTACCACTCGCTGCGGCTCTACGACGAGTCGACGCGCGTGCTGATGATGCTGCGCGCGCCGGGAGTCAGCCCCGGCGCCCCGCTGCGCCGCCTGGTCAGCACGGCCGACGTGGCGCCGACGCTGCTCGAGCTATTGGACGTGCCGGGCGACGTGGAGTCGATGGAGGGCCGCTCGCTGCTCGACAACACCGACGAGCCGCCCGTCTTTTTGATGAGCGCGCGCAAGAACAGCGTCGGGCTCGTCGACGGCGCCGCCAAGCTCATCGTCAATCGCCCGGCGGGGATTCTGGAGCTGTACGACCTTTACGCCGATCCGAGCGAACAGAAGAATATCGCCGATCGCCGCCCCGAGGCGGTCCACGCCATGTATTGCAAGTTGAGCGCGATGATGCGCGAGAAGGGCGAGCCGATCGACGCGCCGCCCTTCTCCATCCCCGAGCCGATCAAACGGGCCCACGAAATCCGTGGCGCCACAAAATAG
- a CDS encoding sulfotransferase family 2 domain-containing protein produces MPTKTDLQATVANVGSFIRQSVTRPVEDRIFFVHLPKCGGKSIDKAIRRVVRAVPGRRRGRIVSLDEPATTRAADAMGVSVWDVRDHLQAFYLSQDDVHYLRGHFQVREDLMERYAGEFAFVTVMREPVKRWISHYFFNRYKKDDHFRIEIGLEEFVETERARDLGQMYLRYFSGTGQVEGSVGEDKDVRDRARRNLERFELVGFLGELDDFRAKFEKRFGADLTTFKRNKNPAPKAALREELTPELRARIEELCEPDIELYEHARARYA; encoded by the coding sequence ATGCCCACCAAGACTGATCTGCAAGCCACCGTCGCCAACGTCGGCTCCTTCATTCGCCAGTCGGTCACCCGGCCGGTCGAGGACCGGATCTTCTTCGTCCACCTGCCCAAGTGCGGCGGCAAGTCGATCGACAAGGCCATCCGTCGGGTGGTGCGCGCGGTGCCGGGCCGCCGCCGCGGGCGCATCGTGTCGCTCGACGAGCCGGCGACCACCAGGGCCGCCGACGCCATGGGCGTATCGGTTTGGGACGTGCGCGACCACCTTCAGGCCTTCTACCTGAGTCAAGACGACGTGCATTACCTGAGGGGTCACTTCCAGGTGCGCGAAGACCTCATGGAACGCTACGCCGGTGAGTTCGCCTTCGTCACGGTGATGCGCGAGCCGGTAAAGCGCTGGATCTCGCACTACTTCTTCAACCGCTACAAGAAGGACGACCACTTTCGTATCGAGATAGGGCTCGAGGAGTTTGTGGAGACGGAGCGCGCCCGTGACCTGGGGCAGATGTACCTGCGCTATTTCAGCGGCACCGGACAGGTGGAGGGGTCGGTGGGCGAAGACAAGGACGTCCGCGACCGCGCGCGACGCAATTTGGAGCGATTCGAGCTCGTCGGGTTCCTCGGTGAACTCGATGATTTCCGCGCGAAGTTCGAGAAGCGATTCGGAGCCGACCTCACTACCTTTAAACGCAACAAGAACCCCGCGCCGAAGGCTGCGCTTCGCGAGGAACTCACCCCGGAGCTGCGCGCGCGCATCGAAGAGCTCTGCGAGCCCGACATCGAGCTGTACGAGCATGCTCGCGCTCGGTACGCCTGA
- a CDS encoding glycosyltransferase, with amino-acid sequence MRIAFVTGKFPQLSQTFILQQITGLIDLGADVEIFASPVVDTVMHRAFQHYDLGAKTHYRPEIPPAGLGRWRRMLAHLRGHSRRAQFDTLRALNKCGASRLEISPLPGYFLPQLIDAGPFDVIHCHFGDYGRYASALRRLGYDTKVITTFHGYGANVYPRQQGADSYRSMFRWGDLFTVNSQFLKRRLIELGCPAERIRVLPMGVDLSSFEYREPTHEPGEPVRLVSVARLVPAKGLSYAIRAVRELVDRGFDVVYRIAGGGELEAELQALIDELDLGGRVELLGPKTHDEVRELYADSDIFVLPSVRTARGDEETQGVVVQEAHATGLPVVVTDIGGISEGMIHGETGYVCTSRDATALADALAKLIEREQDWRKMSRRARALVEGRYDLQKLNRALLALYEEAISSA; translated from the coding sequence ATGCGCATTGCTTTTGTAACAGGGAAGTTCCCTCAGCTCTCCCAGACGTTCATCCTCCAGCAGATCACCGGGTTGATCGACCTGGGCGCCGACGTCGAGATCTTCGCCTCGCCGGTCGTTGATACCGTCATGCACCGGGCTTTTCAACACTACGATCTGGGCGCGAAGACCCACTACCGCCCCGAAATCCCCCCGGCGGGGCTGGGGCGGTGGCGCCGCATGCTCGCCCACCTGCGCGGGCACAGCCGCCGAGCCCAGTTCGACACCCTGCGCGCGCTCAACAAGTGCGGAGCGAGCCGGCTCGAGATCTCGCCGCTGCCCGGCTATTTTTTGCCGCAACTCATCGACGCCGGCCCCTTCGACGTGATCCACTGTCATTTCGGCGACTACGGCCGCTACGCCTCGGCGCTTCGTCGCCTGGGTTACGACACGAAGGTGATCACGACCTTCCACGGCTACGGCGCCAACGTCTATCCCAGACAGCAGGGGGCCGACAGCTACCGCAGCATGTTTCGGTGGGGCGACCTCTTTACCGTCAACTCGCAGTTCCTGAAGAGGCGGCTCATCGAGCTCGGCTGCCCCGCCGAGCGCATCCGCGTGCTGCCGATGGGCGTCGACCTGAGCAGTTTCGAGTATCGCGAGCCGACCCACGAACCCGGCGAGCCGGTGCGTCTGGTCTCGGTGGCGCGTCTGGTGCCCGCAAAGGGGCTCTCGTACGCGATTCGGGCGGTACGGGAACTCGTCGACCGAGGCTTCGACGTCGTCTACCGCATCGCGGGCGGCGGCGAGCTCGAGGCCGAGCTGCAGGCCCTCATTGACGAACTCGACCTGGGCGGGCGCGTCGAGCTTCTCGGGCCGAAGACGCACGATGAGGTCCGCGAGCTGTACGCCGACTCCGATATCTTCGTGTTGCCGAGCGTGCGCACCGCCCGCGGCGACGAGGAGACGCAGGGCGTGGTCGTCCAGGAGGCCCACGCGACCGGGCTTCCGGTGGTCGTGACCGATATCGGCGGGATTTCCGAGGGCATGATCCACGGCGAGACGGGCTACGTCTGCACGTCGCGCGACGCCACCGCGCTGGCCGACGCCCTCGCCAAGCTCATCGAACGCGAGCAGGACTGGCGGAAGATGTCCCGGCGAGCGCGTGCGCTCGTCGAGGGGCGGTACGACCTGCAGAAGCTCAATCGAGCGCTTTTGGCTCTTTACGAAGAGGCGATCTCCTCCGCGTAA
- a CDS encoding glycosyltransferase, translating into MTQALPSVSVIIPVYDDYKRLERCLYALEGQTYPNDRYEIIVVDNGTPEERVPDIEETFSNVRAIREETPGSYAARNAGIAAATGDVFAFTDADCLPAWDWLERGVEALERDPEIGLVGGQILLFANNEDEMTLAETWEMLDGFPQEKYVEEYNFGATANVFTRREVVEDVGPFNLEFYSGGDREWGERVAADGWKVVYAAGVRVRHPARRTLGALLRKTLRTTRGDFQRQQQHGNWSPFRRATRFAEACFRLATPVPRAAWILATASGSPATRGRYALVHTLVMATKEWELIKLLCRNHPDG; encoded by the coding sequence ATGACACAAGCCCTACCAAGCGTCTCGGTCATAATCCCGGTCTACGATGACTACAAGCGCCTCGAACGGTGCCTGTACGCCCTCGAAGGCCAGACCTATCCGAACGACCGCTACGAAATCATCGTCGTCGACAACGGCACGCCCGAAGAGCGCGTGCCGGACATCGAGGAGACGTTCTCGAACGTTCGCGCCATCCGCGAGGAGACGCCCGGCTCGTACGCCGCGCGAAACGCGGGCATCGCCGCGGCCACCGGGGACGTCTTCGCCTTCACCGACGCCGATTGCCTGCCCGCATGGGACTGGCTCGAGCGTGGAGTCGAAGCGCTGGAGCGCGACCCCGAGATTGGACTCGTGGGCGGTCAGATCCTGCTCTTCGCCAACAACGAAGACGAGATGACGCTCGCCGAGACTTGGGAGATGCTCGACGGGTTCCCGCAGGAAAAATACGTCGAGGAGTATAATTTCGGAGCCACGGCCAACGTCTTTACCCGCCGCGAGGTGGTCGAGGACGTGGGCCCCTTCAACCTCGAGTTTTACTCGGGTGGTGACCGCGAGTGGGGCGAGCGCGTCGCCGCCGATGGATGGAAAGTGGTTTACGCCGCCGGCGTGCGCGTGCGACACCCGGCGCGACGCACCTTGGGCGCGTTGCTAAGAAAGACCCTTCGCACGACGCGTGGAGACTTTCAGCGACAGCAACAGCACGGCAACTGGTCGCCTTTTCGGCGCGCGACGCGCTTCGCAGAAGCCTGCTTTCGACTGGCCACGCCAGTTCCGCGTGCCGCTTGGATACTAGCGACCGCGTCGGGGAGTCCGGCGACGCGCGGCCGCTATGCGCTCGTCCATACCCTAGTAATGGCGACCAAGGAGTGGGAACTCATCAAACTATTGTGTCGCAACCATCCGGACGGCTGA
- a CDS encoding trypsin-like serine protease: protein MQQFIRRRILTRASSSTLIAGALLLTLGSAACGEAVDSGQGEAGDPSLQDAQAKPAPAQRASNSASEEQRPGPAREEYQERESGIIIGSEDWWAVDMEDPTDTGLPRIEHSARSVFDLGGCTGFLVADNYAATADHCWDSRSNSTQYSVQFAPGDYPPNFLDRRTKQLGLTAPIGGWDDAFDCRSYESFNTSQHGDRDILMLRCDSEAATDQWNYSVSVPPAAIWGHSRVTYDYFENSEDLAVLSVNETSWDTTDKVLWSSGMTTDKDNGWWNGHQGTFEHNADTLGGSSGGAVFSRWNQKVHGVNIGHTWNTNVGSYFPSRIKDYRGHTNGNRPDSLPYDSSWYYGAWLGGSGGNYYNLSCPPDFAAVGIIGRTSGWNDTGNFGIICGPYDDTLTFTKIRTEDYVVRVGGDYWTSMSIHEYYYNRYVQRFPDNEELHCKPGSYITHIYADEANNRIGNVSAIVCTAPGDTVGTWTRSVSAVPGAAMGTIDGTWGYSSCPSGDAVQGIRIRAGYVTDGFGVKCKEI, encoded by the coding sequence ATGCAACAGTTTATCCGACGCCGAATCTTGACCCGAGCCTCGAGCAGCACGTTGATTGCCGGGGCGCTGCTTCTGACGCTCGGCTCGGCCGCTTGCGGCGAAGCCGTTGACTCAGGCCAAGGCGAAGCCGGCGACCCAAGCCTACAGGACGCGCAGGCCAAGCCAGCCCCCGCGCAGCGAGCCAGCAACTCGGCATCTGAAGAACAGCGACCCGGGCCTGCACGTGAGGAGTATCAGGAACGAGAGTCGGGGATAATAATTGGAAGCGAGGACTGGTGGGCTGTGGATATGGAGGACCCTACGGATACAGGGTTGCCGAGAATCGAGCATTCCGCTCGTAGCGTCTTCGATTTGGGGGGATGTACAGGATTCTTGGTCGCCGACAATTACGCAGCAACTGCCGATCATTGTTGGGATTCTAGGTCCAACTCGACACAGTATTCGGTCCAGTTTGCCCCAGGCGATTACCCTCCGAATTTCCTAGACCGGCGCACCAAACAACTCGGCCTGACTGCCCCGATCGGCGGTTGGGATGATGCATTCGACTGCCGATCGTACGAGAGCTTCAATACTAGTCAACATGGAGATCGCGACATCCTGATGCTGCGCTGCGACAGCGAAGCGGCTACCGACCAGTGGAACTATTCGGTAAGTGTTCCGCCGGCGGCAATCTGGGGGCATAGTCGGGTCACCTACGACTACTTCGAGAACTCTGAGGATCTAGCCGTACTATCGGTCAATGAGACCTCATGGGACACAACGGACAAGGTCCTTTGGTCATCCGGCATGACGACCGACAAGGATAATGGCTGGTGGAATGGGCACCAAGGAACCTTCGAGCATAATGCCGATACACTCGGAGGCTCATCTGGCGGGGCAGTATTCAGTCGCTGGAATCAAAAGGTGCACGGAGTTAACATCGGCCACACGTGGAATACCAACGTTGGCTCGTATTTCCCCTCACGCATCAAGGACTACCGCGGCCATACCAACGGGAACCGACCAGATTCCCTGCCTTATGATAGCTCTTGGTACTATGGAGCCTGGCTGGGAGGCAGTGGCGGAAACTACTACAACCTCTCCTGTCCTCCAGACTTTGCGGCTGTAGGAATCATCGGGCGCACGTCTGGGTGGAACGATACGGGTAATTTTGGAATTATCTGTGGCCCCTATGACGACACATTGACGTTCACCAAGATCAGGACCGAGGATTACGTCGTCAGAGTCGGAGGAGACTACTGGACGTCAATGTCAATTCACGAATACTACTACAACCGGTATGTGCAGCGCTTTCCCGACAACGAAGAGTTGCACTGCAAGCCCGGAAGCTACATTACGCATATCTACGCTGATGAAGCCAACAATCGAATTGGCAATGTGAGTGCGATTGTATGTACGGCGCCTGGAGACACGGTGGGGACGTGGACCCGCTCAGTTAGCGCTGTACCTGGGGCCGCAATGGGCACTATTGATGGAACTTGGGGTTATTCATCTTGCCCCAGTGGCGATGCTGTTCAGGGGATTCGAATTCGCGCCGGCTATGTTACGGACGGGTTCGGCGTAAAGTGCAAGGAGATCTGA
- the galE gene encoding UDP-glucose 4-epimerase GalE has translation MSSILVTGGAGYIGSHVAHELVDDGRQVVILDNLSTGVRENMPDEATFVHGDVGDYELVVRLLAEHDVAAVMHFAGNIVVPESVENPLKYYRNNTAATRELLSACVATGVGQFVFSSTAAVYGMPSAEELPVTEETPTAPINPYGASKLMTEWMLRDVDHAHDFRYVALRYFNVAGADPKGRTGQSTPQATHLIKVCSQTALGMRDELSIFGTDYETRDGTCIRDYIHVTDLARVHILALEALERGEESRVLNCGYGHGYTVREVIDAVKRVSEVDFDVVEAPRRAGDPPELIADSTKLREQFGWQPAHDDLDEIVRTALEWEEQT, from the coding sequence ATGAGCAGCATCCTCGTCACCGGCGGAGCCGGATATATCGGAAGCCACGTCGCCCACGAGCTGGTCGACGACGGCCGCCAAGTGGTCATCCTCGACAACCTGTCGACGGGCGTGCGTGAGAATATGCCCGACGAGGCCACCTTCGTGCACGGCGACGTGGGCGACTACGAGCTCGTGGTGCGGCTTCTGGCCGAGCACGACGTCGCCGCGGTGATGCATTTCGCCGGCAATATCGTGGTGCCCGAGTCGGTGGAGAACCCGCTCAAGTACTATCGGAACAACACGGCGGCCACGCGAGAGCTCCTGTCGGCGTGTGTGGCGACCGGTGTGGGGCAATTCGTCTTCTCGAGCACGGCGGCCGTCTATGGGATGCCGAGCGCCGAGGAGCTCCCGGTCACCGAAGAGACGCCCACGGCGCCCATCAACCCTTACGGTGCCTCGAAGCTGATGACCGAGTGGATGCTGCGCGACGTCGACCACGCCCACGACTTTCGCTACGTGGCGCTTCGCTACTTCAACGTCGCCGGCGCCGACCCGAAAGGTCGCACCGGCCAGTCGACCCCGCAGGCGACGCACCTTATCAAGGTCTGCTCGCAGACCGCTCTGGGCATGCGCGACGAGCTGTCGATCTTCGGCACCGACTACGAGACGCGCGATGGCACCTGCATCCGCGACTACATTCACGTCACCGATCTGGCGCGGGTGCATATCCTCGCGCTGGAGGCGCTGGAGCGTGGTGAAGAAAGTCGCGTCTTGAATTGCGGCTACGGTCACGGCTATACGGTTCGGGAGGTTATCGACGCGGTCAAGCGCGTCAGCGAGGTCGACTTCGACGTGGTCGAGGCCCCTCGCCGCGCCGGAGACCCGCCCGAGCTCATCGCCGACTCGACGAAGCTGCGCGAGCAGTTCGGCTGGCAGCCCGCTCACGACGACCTCGACGAAATTGTTCGAACTGCTCTGGAGTGGGAAGAACAGACCTGA